The Zygosaccharomyces rouxii strain CBS732 chromosome G complete sequence genome contains a region encoding:
- the LEU1 gene encoding 3-isopropylmalate dehydratase LEU1 (highly similar to uniprot|P07264 Saccharomyces cerevisiae YGL009C LEU1 Isopropylmalate isomerase catalyzes the second step in the leucine biosynthesis pathway), which produces MSYVSTKGPRTLYDKVFDAHVVKRDSSGSCLLYIDRHLVHEVTSPQAFEGLRNAGRKVRRTDCTLATVDHNIPTASRKTYKSTATFIDQADSRLQVQTLEQNVKDFDVAFFGMAENRQGIVHVIGPEQGFTLPGTTVVCGDSHTSTHGAFGALAFGIGTSEVEHVLATQTIIQSKSKNMRIMVKGDLTPGVTSKDLMLHIIGVIGTAGGTGSVMEFAGKAIEDLSMEARMSMCNMSIEAGARAGMIKPDETTFNYVKNKPLAPKGAEWDKAVAYWKTLHTDEGAKFDHEVIINAADIVPTITWGTSPQDALPITASVPDPAEANDPIIKSGMERALAYMGLTPKTPLKDIKIDKVFIGSCTNSRIEDLRNAAAVVKGYKIADNIKRAMVVPGSGLVKSQAEKEGLDQIFKEAGFEWREAGCSMCLGMNPDILSPEERCASTSNRNFEGRQGAKSRTHLMSPAMAAAAGIAGHFMDIREFKYKNGDVPKVSIGQEEEDRKLQDAVYAHEEEVLQPNDLSESMAEEEVDDIPVNEPERKIVKPNGSSAPPAGLPPFLTLEGIAAPLEKANVDTDAIIPKQFLKTIKRTGLSAGLFYEWRFVKDAEGKEQATDFVLNVDPYKQAKILVVTGDNFGCGSSREHAPWALNDFGIKCIIAPSFGDIFYNNSFKNGMLPIRVDQQVIVNKLCPLAKEGKQLVVDLPKQQILSSDGEVLVDHFDVEEFRKHCLVNGLDDIGLTLQNESDISKYETLRRDKFSFLEGGSSKLIKPVRGTKKSPFGNKAQEW; this is translated from the coding sequence ATGTCCTACGTTTCGACTAAAGGTCCAAGGACCTTATATGATAAAGTGTTTGATGCACATGTTGTGAAAAGAGATTCATCTGGATCATGCTTACTTTATATTGACAGACATTTGGTTCATGAAGTTACCTCTCCACAGGCTTTTGAAGGTTTGAGGAATGCTGGAAGAAAAGTGAGAAGAACTGATTGTACTTTAGCAACGGTTGACCATAATATCCCAACTGCCTCGAGAAAGACCTACAAATCTACAGCTACTTTTATCGATCAGGCTGATTCTCGTCTTCAAGTGCAGACCCTTGAGCAAAAtgttaaagattttgatgTGGCTTTTTTTGGTATGGCTGAAAATAGACAAGGTATTGTTCATGTCATTGGTCCTGAACAAGGTTTCACTCTACCTGGTACTACTGTGGTTTGTGGTGATTCTCATACTTCTACCCATGGTGCATTTGGTGCTCTAGCTTTTGGTATTGGTACCTCCGAAGTCGAACATGTTTTGGCTACTCAAACAATTATCCAATCTAAATCTAAAAACATGAGAATTATGGTTAAAGGTGATTTGACTCCAGGTGTCACCTCTAAGGATTTGATGTTACACATTATTGGTGTGATTGGTACCGCCGGGGGTACTGGATCCGTCATGGAATTTGCTGGTAAGGCCATTGAAGATTTATCCATGGAAGCACGTATGTCTATGTGTAACATGTCCATCGAAGCGGGTGCTAGAGCTGGTATGATCAAACCAGATGAGACAACCTTTAACTACGTGAAGAACAAACCATTGGCACCAAAGGGTGCTGAATGGGACAAGGCTGTTGCCTACTGGAAGACTTTGCATACCGATGAGGGAGCAAAATTTGATCATGAAGTGATCATCAATGCCGCCGACATTGTTCCTACAATCACATGGGGTACCTCTCCACAAGATGCCTTGCCTATTACTGCTTCTGTTCCTGATCCAGCTGAAGCCAATGATCCTATCATAAAATCCGGTATGGAGAGAGCTCTTGCCTACATGGGATTGACCCCAAAAACTCCTCTGAAGGACATCAAGATTGACAAGGTATTTATTGGCTCTTGTACCAACTCTCgtattgaagatttgagaAATGCAGCCGCAGTGGTCAAGGGTTACAAGATTGCTGATAATATCAAGAGAGCTATGGTGGTTCCAGGATCTGGTCTAGTCAAGAGTCaagctgaaaaggaagGTTTagatcaaatcttcaagGAGGCTGGTTTTGAATGGAGAGAGGCTGGTTGTTCCATGTGTCTTGGTATGAACCCTGATATCTTGAGTCCAGAAGAACGTTGTGCTTCTACCTCTAACAGAAATTTCGAAGGTCGTCAAGGTGCTAAGTCTCGTACTCATTTGATGTCACCAGCCATGGCTGCTGCAGCTGGTATTGCAGGTCATTTCATGGACATTAGagaattcaaatacaaGAATGGTGATGTGCCAAAGGTTTCCATTggtcaagaagaagaagacagGAAATTGCAAGATGCTGTCTATGCTCATGAGGAGGAAGTGCTACAACCTAACGATCTCTCCGAATCAATGgcagaggaagaagttgatgatATTCCAGTTAATGAACCTGAACGTAAGATTGTGAAGCCCAATGGAAGCTCTGCTCCTCCAGCTGGGTTGCCACCATTTTTGACGTTGGAAGGTATTGCAGCACCATTGGAAAAGGCTAACGTTGATACCGATGCTATCATTCCAAAGCAATTCTTGAAAACCATCAAGAGGACTGGTCTTTCTGCCGGTTTATTTTACGAATGGCGTTTCGTTAAGGAtgctgaaggtaaagagCAAGCTACTGATTTCGTCTTAAACGTGGATCCATACAAGCAAGCCAAAATTTTGGTGGTCACTGGTGATAATTTCGGTTGTGGTTCTTCCAGAGAACATGCGCCATGGGCTTTAAACGACTTTGGTATTAAATGTATCATTGCGCCTTCATTTGGTGATATCTTTTACAATAACAGTTTTAAGAATGGTATGTTGCCTATCAGAGTGGACCAACAAGTTATCGTGAACAAATTGTGTCCGTTGGCCAAAGAAGGTAAGCAATTGGTAGTCGATTTGCCAAAGCAGCAAATCTTGTCATCTGATGGTGAGGTTTTGGTCGATCATTTCgatgtggaagaatttaGAAAGCACTGTTTGGTCAATGGTTTGGATGATATTGGCCTAACTTTACAAAACGAATCTGACATTTCCAAGTATGAAACTCTACGTAGAGAcaaattctctttcttgGAAGGTGGTTCCTCTAAATTGATTAAACCAGTGAGAGGTACTAAGAAGAGTCCATTTGGTAACAAGGCTCAAGAATGGtaa
- the SLA1 gene encoding cytoskeletal protein-binding protein SLA1 (similar to uniprot|P32790 Saccharomyces cerevisiae YBL007C SLA1 Cytoskeletal protein binding protein required for assembly of the cortical actin cytoskeleton contains 3 SH3 domains interacts with proteins regulating actin dynamics and with proteins required for endocytosis) produces MTVFIGVVKALYDYEPQTDEELAIKEDDILYLLEKSDVDEWWTVKKRVIGLDAEEPTGLVPSNYVEPANVIGTVRALYDYEEAQNPDEEITFLENELFDLFDDQDQDWLLVQSKSSGAYGFIPGNYVEPAQGAPTTPAAAPAPAPIAPPGPTPIAPPIMTPAGADELPPPPQPQRPGREPEDVTPALPKRPRDQEPPLPEPPLPPMRDEEEPPLPSRPRDRVDEDEDEELPPPPKPVRPTSTGGGPSLGGLAGAGTERDDYRLGRRVESEDDYEDDNYGGGYNDMGLNSSDHHTWSIAEVDGRKKKKCKLTVGGSKIYFEPSDGPHEEWTIDNLTTYDNEKKHIFLEFVKPYRSLELHAGSTDTCNEIMSILGEYKGAQRDPGIREIEEASKPKKEANVVHDFRAEADDELTVRQGQVVYIINDKKSRDWWLCELVSNGQRGIVPADCLESVKEKSSSSGFFGSLRKITGNTDKYNAKQNAKQASHKERDRERERLKNGSHARNHGRSESGSWKDDEAQSLNSVSNERRNTDRRRSNSMSAKKSSSGSTSKSQFPDPKKTRIWADRSNTFKVEAQFIGCTEGKIHLHKANGVKIAVAAGKLSDEDLVYVERTTGFSLDKFKSRSSEGSDEKRKRSTRDQDDEERDRYLREKELEELRKARELLDEERTRMQELTEKKPAKPPRPQTTGGTNTMTLNYQPQYDWFEFFLNCGVDVNNCQRYTINFEREKITEDMMKDINEPMLRTLGLREGDIVRVMKYLDKKFDREPKLPQGQATGGMFSQPDGSLKVSNADVSPAPPLTQNLLPQATGAAVAQPTQASQTPLETAIPNATRNADDDAWTSKPAAKSESSVLDKNNNSNFTGSMQDLIDLRPLEPKKKEPTAAPEPNLKDLEPVKTGGETKAAPLSSAPTGGTTLQPLDPFKTGGNNLLPLTTGFVMMPVATGGLMPMQRTGGLAMPQTTFGNQNMDGLMQPQKTNSALMPMGLQTTGGLKPQVTNPSLAPMNFQTTGSMLQPQRTNPGLIPIGTGGAMQPQGNSNMISMGTTGGGMMPQTTFGSQPMSQPMGASMPLQTTGGTMPRLGSVLPVQKTGSGILPLQPTGSAMPMQATGSAMHFQGTGGFIPFQRTGGMPQQPTGNLIPLQRTGGNMMPQTSFGANVTGGANMMPQTSFGANVTGGANMMPQTSFGTNVTGGANMMPQTSFGGPQLTGTGNMMPQTSFGGPQLTGAGNMMPQTSFGANVTGGPNMMPQSSFGAQQMTGGANMMPQTNFGGSQISGGFPQTSFGSGAQGTGGYPGMVQSVPQMTGGFQQNGHFGSQNQFTGGPMPQQSFPGSSFNSGVDNATQGMQNMSLSQAPLQAQPTGFGFGNGPQQPQQPQQHGAKQANLFNATPDNPFGF; encoded by the coding sequence ATGACAGTATTCATTGGGGTCGTTAAGGCTCTTTACGACTATGAGCCTcaaactgatgaagaattggcgataaaagaagatgatattttGTACCTTTTAGAGAAAAgtgatgttgatgaatgGTGGACTGTAAAGAAAAGAGTAATAGGATTAGATGCTGAGGAGCCAACTGGTTTAGTTCCTTCCAATTACGTCGAACCTGCAAATGTAATTGGTACTGTCAGGGCCCTTTATGATTACGAGGAGGCTCAAAACCCTGACGAAGAAATTACGTTTCTAGAAAACGAATTATTCGATCTTTTTGAtgatcaagatcaagattGGTTACTGGTTCAATCGAAGTCATCGGGTGCATACGGATTTATCCCTGGTAATTATGTGGAACCTGCTCAGGGAGCACCAACAACGCCGGCGGCtgcaccagcaccagcaccaataGCGCCTCCGGGGCCAACACCAATTGCACCTCCAATTATGACACCTGCTGGTGCAGATGAATTACCACCTCCACCTCAACCTCAACGTCCTGGCAGAGAACCCGAAGATGTCACTCCAGCATTACCAAAAAGACCAAGAGATCAAGAACCACCTTTACCTGAACCTCCATTACCACCTATGAGGGATGAAGAGGAGCCCCCATTGCCTTCTAGGCCTAGAGACAGAgtagatgaagatgaagatgaggagTTACCACCACCCCCTAAACCTGTAAGGCCCACCTCAACTGGGGGAGGTCCTAGCTTAGGTGGATTAGCAGGTGCAGGAACTGAAAGAGATGATTACCGCCTAGGACGGAGAGttgaaagtgaagatgaCTATGAAGATGACAATTATGGTGGCGGATACAATGATATGGGTCTAAATTCATCCGATCATCACACTTGGAGTATCGCTGAAGTAGATGGCcgtaaaaagaaaaaatgtAAATTGACCGTTGGTGGTAGCAAGATATATTTTGAACCTAGTGATGGACCTCACGAAGAATGGACCATCGATAACCTGACTACCTAcgataatgaaaaaaagCACATCTTTTTGGAGTTTGTGAAGCCTTACCGAAGTTTAGAACTTCATGCCGGTAGTACTGATACTTGTAACGAGATTATGTCTATTCTAGGTGAATACAAAGGTGCACAAAGAGATCCAGGTATCcgtgaaattgaagaagcttctaaaccaaagaaagaagcCAACGTTGTTCACGATTTTAGAGCTGAAGccgatgatgaattgaccGTAAGGCAGGGCCAAGTGGTCTATATTATCAACGATAAGAAATCAAGAGATTGGTGGTTATGCGAACTAGTGTCTAATGGTCAAAGAGGTATAGTTCCAGCAGATTGCCTGGAATCTGTTAAGGAAAAAAGTAGTAGCAGTGGATTTTTTGGTTCATTGAGAAAGATTACAGGTAATACGGACAAATACAATGCCAAACAAAATGCTAAGCAAGCTAGTCATAAAGAAAGGGATAGAGAAAGGGAAAGATTAAAGAACGGCAGTCATGCACGCAACCATGGACGCAGTGAAAGCGGTAGCTGGAAAGACGATGAAGCTCAAAGCCTAAATAGTGTTAGTAACGAAAGGAGAAACACGGATAGAAGAAGATCCAATTCCATGTCTGCtaaaaaatcttcatctggtAGTACCTCCAAAAGTCAATTTCCTGATCCAAAGAAAACACGTATATGGGCCGATAGATCTAATACCTTTAAAGTGGAGGCTCAGTTCATTGGATGCACAGAGggtaaaattcatttaCATAAGGCTAACGGTGTGAAGATTGCAGTGGCTGCTGGAAAACTGTCTGATGAAGACTTAGTCTATGTGGAACGTACAACAGGGTTCAGTTTGGAtaaattcaaatctagGAGTTCGGAAGGTTCTGACgaaaaaaggaagagatCTACGAGagatcaagatgatgaagaacgTGATAGATATTTGAgagaaaaggaattagagGAATTGAGAAAGGCGAGAGAACTGTTAGATGAGGAAAGAACTAGAATGCAGGAGTTGACTGAAAAAAAACCTGCGAAACCTCCAAGACCACAGACAACTGGTGGTACCAATACAATGACACTAAACTATCAACCTCAATACGATTGGTTCGAATTTTTCCTCAACTGCGGTGTTGACGTTAACAATTGCCAAAGATATAccatcaattttgaaagagaaaagattaCCGAAGATATGATGAAAGACATTAATGAACCTATGTTGAGAACTCTGGGTTTGCGTGAAGGTGACATTGTAAGAGTGATGAAGTACTTGGACAAGAAATTTGACAGAGAACCTAAATTGCCTCAAGGACAAGCTACTGGTGGAATGTTCTCACAACCTGATGGATCCCTCAAAGTTTCAAATGCAGATGTTTCACCTGCACCGCCTCTTACAcaaaatcttcttcctcaagCTACTGGTGCAGCCGTCGCTCAACCAACACAAGCATCACAGACTCCTCTTGAAACAGCTATCCCTAATGCGACTCGAAATGCTGACGATGATGCCTGGACTTCCAAACCTGCAGCTAAGTCTGAATCCAGCGTATTGGATAAGAATAACAACTCGAATTTCACTGGTTCTATGCAAGACTTAATCGATTTGCGTCCATTGGAacccaagaagaaggaacCTACTGCAGCTCCTGAACCCAATCTCAAGGACTTGGAGCCAGTCAAGACAGGTGGAGAAACTAAGGCAGCTCCTTTATCTTCAGCTCCAACTGGTGGTACAACTTTACAACCTTTGGATCCTTTCAAGACTGGAGGTAACAACTTGTTACCACTGACTACCGGATTTGTCATGATGCCTGTCGCAACCGGTGGTTTAATGCCCATGCAACGTACTGGTGGATTGGCTATGCCCCAGACGACTTTTGGTAATCAGAACATGGATGGTTTGATGCAACCTCAAAAGACAAACTCTGCGTTGATGCCCATGGGGTTGCAGACAACGGGTGGTTTAAAACCACAGGTTACAAATCCAAGTTTGGCGCCAATGAACTTCCAAACAACTGGCAGTATGTTACAACCTCAAAGAACGAATCCAGGACTCATCCCCATTGGTACCGGTGGTGCTATGCAACCACAGGGGAACAGTAATATGATTTCCATGGGTACTACTGGCGGTGGTATGATGCCACAGACGACATTTGGTTCTCAACCCATGAGTCAACCTATGGGAGCTTCAATGCCCTTACAGACAACAGGGGGTACCATGCCCAGATTAGGGTCAGTTCTACCTGTCCAAAAGACAGGCAGCGGTATATTGCCACTTCAACCTACTGGAAGTGCCATGCCCATGCAGGCCACGGGATCTGCCATGCATTTCCAAGGGACAGGTGGTTTTATTCCCTTCCAGCGGACTGGCGGCATGCCCCAGCAGCCCACTGGGAACCTTATCCCACTACAAAGAACTGGCGGTAACATGATGCCTCAGACTAGCTTTGGTGCAAATGTTACCGGTGGTGCCAACATGATGCCGCAAACTAGTTTTGGCGCAAATGTTACTGGTGGTGCCAATATGATGCCGCAAACTAGTTTTGGTACAAATGTTACTGGTGGCGCCAATATGATGCCACAGACGAGTTTTGGTGGACCACAGTTGACTGGAACTGGCAACATGATGCCTCAGACAAGTTTTGGTGGACCACAACTTACCGGAGCTGGTAATATGATGCCCCAGACGAGTTTTGGAGCAAATGTCACTGGTGGTCCGAACATGATGCCCCAATCCAGCTTTGGTGCTCAACAGATGACGGGTGGTGCCAATATGATGCCTCAGACCAATTTTGGAGGATCACAAATATCGGGGGGATTTCCCCAAACTTCCTTCGGTAGTGGGGCACAAGGTACTGGCGGATACCCCGGTATGGTTCAATCAGTTCCACAAATGACTGGAGGTTTCCAACAAAATGGTCACTTTGGATCTCAAAATCAATTTACCGGTGGACCAATGCCCCAACAATCTTTCCCAGGAAGTTCATTTAACAGTGGTGTCGATAATGCTACTCAGGGAATGCAAAACATGTCATTATCGCAGGCTCCATTACAGGCACAACCTACTGGTTTTGGGTTTGGTAATGGTCCTCAGCAGCCACAGCAACCTCAACAGCATGGCGCCAAGCAGGCCAATTTATTTAATGCCACGCCTGATAATCCGTTTGGGTTTTAA
- the HIR1 gene encoding Hir1p (similar to uniprot|P32479 Saccharomyces cerevisiae YBL008W HIR1 Non-essential transcriptional corepressor involved in the cell cycle-regulated transcription of histone H2A H2B H3 and H4 genes contributes to nucleosome formation heterochromatic gene silencing and formation of functional kinetochores), producing the protein MKIVKFPWLSHREERRKYEVYTVDVSADGKRIATGGLDGKIRIWSVASIQEAAKEESAKRTVDEELKRPLASMSRHTGSVTCVKFSPDGKYLASGSDDRILLIWAKDEEPRTEPIFGNEFEKEHWMVRRRLVAHDNDIQDICWAPDSSILVTVGLDRSIIIWSGSTFEKIKRFDVHQSLVKGVVFDPANKYFATASDDRTLKVFRYHKAGDLAFTIEHVVSDAFKGSPLTTYFRRPSWSPDGQHIAVPNATNGPVSSVCIVNRANWDTSISLIGHDAPTEVARFNPRLFEVQNGGQSNAEGTEDQKNKREEVESIVATAGQDKSLALWGTSKARPIFVAYDIANKSITDMAWTPQGDTLFVSSLDSSLTVLFFDKGELGKAIPLEKNIEQLHRYGVDKDSLDFPESVKQLSLEEEARKWRPQPREPSIGFLESRVGVKESQRANNNNDNSNDNDFNKEKEKEQTPAVSRNENINILIPKRKKDNKLNQTEVKDGRKRVAPTLLSSGYSPVRATPSFDKPSGGVTKPTTAAPKKKPVSLSMQGAEGKMSIQSYPMPRLGIHTLIMGMKERGKDVFYKEKDLTAQSQKDGNDISPGVEGGIPNADTDISEEEHTMTLNSKLTQDKVWVDEPNVRYLKTPGIIPDTDAVLLECGTFEDFYVLEIRNGVERSIQFDTEALLDNPTRILGYHKGKRTIELFVPEVVICAVGSINCKLWCLATANGSIFIISHSGQYRSPKISLGHKVIKLRAQDEYLIAFTERGLFFVWNLATLKLIYKNVPILPILNGEPVEGNRVRSGKRIKSFCLDADAKSLLVHMTNPDMIYQWIGQLGCWCEYDEDKIVGAE; encoded by the coding sequence ATGAAGATTGTGAAGTTCCCCTGGTTGAGTCATAGGGAGGAACGCAGGAAATATGAAGTTTATACCGTTGATGTCAGTGCCGATGGTAAACGCATAGCTACTGGAGGTTTAGACGGTAAGATTAGAATATGGTCAGTAGCTTCTATTCAAGAAGCTGCTAAGGAAGAGTCTGCTAAACGTACagtagatgaagaattaaagagaCCGCTTGCTAGTATGAGTAGGCATACGGGTTCTGTAACTTGTGTTAAGTTTTCACCAGATGGGAAATATCTGGCTAGCGGTTCAGATGATCGTATATTACTTATATGGGCTAAGGATGAGGAACCTAGGACTGAACCAatatttggtaatgaatttgaaaaggagCATTGGATGGTACGAAGAAGATTAGTGGCACATGATAACGATATTCAAGATATATGTTGGGCACCAGATTCGAGTATATTGGTTACAGTGGGGCTAGATAGATCGATTATTATTTGGAGTGGAtctacttttgaaaaaattaaaagatttgatgTACATCAATCATTAGTTAAAGGTGTTGTGTTTGATCCAGCAAATAAATATTTTGCAACCGCATCGGATGATAGAACTTTAAAAGTGTTCAGGTATCACAAGGCAGGAGATTTAGCATTTACGATTGAGCATGTGGTATCTGATGCGTTTAAAGGCTCACCTTTAACCACGTATTTCAGAAGACCCTCATGGTCACCGGATGGTCAACATATAGCGGTACCGAATGCAACAAATGGGCCAGTTAGTTCGGTGTGCATTGTTAACAGAGCGAATTGGGATACAAGTATAAGTTTAATTGGTCATGATGCACCTACTGAGGTTGCTAGGTTCAATCCGAGACTTTTCGAAGTACAAAATGGAGGTCAATCCAACGCCGAGGGTACTGAGGATCAGAAGAACAAACGCGAAGAAGTGGAATCGATTGTAGCAACTGCAGGTCAGGATAAATCCCTTGCTTTATGGGGTACTAGTAAAGCCCGTCCCATTTTTGTCGCTTATGATATTGCGAATAAATCGATTACGGATATGGCTTGGACTCCACAAGGTGATACACTCTTCGTTAGTTCCCTAGATAGTTCACTAACAGTTCTTTTCTTCGATAAAGGTGAATTAGGTAAAGCCATACCGTTGGAGAAAAATATCGAGCAACTGCACAGATACGGTGTGGATAAAGATTCCTTGGATTTCCCTGAAAGTGTTAAACAACTTTCCTTAGAGGAGGAGGCAAGAAAGTGGAGACCGCAACCAAGGGAACCTTCGATTGGGTTCTTGGAATCACGAGTAGGTGTCAAGGAAAGTCAACGGGctaataataacaatgataatagtaatgataatgacTTTAATAAGGAGAAGGAGAAGGAACAAACTCCAGCGGTTTCTAGGAATGAAAATATTAACATTTTGATACCGAAGCGTAAGAAGGATAATAAATTAAATCAAACTGAGGTTAAAGATGGTCGTAAAAGAGTGGCCCCCACGTTACTTTCATCGGGTTATTCGCCAGTTAGAGCAACACCTTCATTTGATAAACCCAGTGGTGGTGTCACTAAACCTACAACTGCTGCTCCCAAGAAGAAACCTGTTTCTTTATCAATGCAGGGAGCTGAGGGTAAGATGAGTATACAATCATATCCAATGCCAAGATTGGGTATTCATACCTTAATCATGGGTATGAAAGAGAGGGGAAAGGATGTTTTTTACAAGGAGAAAGATTTGACTGCACAATCACAGAAAGATGGCAATGACATATCACCAGGCGTTGAAGGTGGTATCCCAAACGCTGATACCGATATAAGTGAAGAGGAACACACAATGACACTAAATTCCAAGTTGACACAAGATAAGGTCTGGGTTGATGAACCAAATGTACGATACCTGAAGACGCCAGGAATCATACCTGATACAGATGCGGTTCTTCTAGAATGTGGGACTTTCGAAGATTTTTATGTGCTTGAAATTCGTAATGGTGTGgaaagatcaattcaattcgATACAGAAGCATTACTCGATAACCCAACGAGAATTCTTGGTTACCACAAAGGTAAGAGGACGATTGAACTGTTTGTTCCAGAAGTAGTAATTTGTGCTGTGGGGTCAATAAATTGCAAGTTGTGGTGCCTGGCCACAGCAAATGGAtctatcttcatcatctcGCATAGTGGTCAGTATAGATCACCAAAGATAAGCCTTGGTCACAAAGTCATTAAATTAAGGGCACAAGATGAGTATCTAATTGCCTTTACAGAAAGAGGTTTATTCTTTGTGTGGAACTTGGCTACATTGAAACTCATTTACAAAAATGTTCCCATTTTGCCAATCCTCAATGGTGAACCAGTTGAGGGGAACAGAGTCCGCAGCGGTAAACGCATCAAGAGTTTCTGCTTAGATGCGGATGCCAAATCACTGTTAGTCCATATGACTAATCCCGATATGATCTACCAGTGGATAGGTCAGCTTGGTTGCTGGTGTGAATATGACGAAGACAAGATTGTTGGTGCAGAATAA
- the SCL1 gene encoding proteasome core particle subunit alpha 1 (highly similar to uniprot|P21243 Saccharomyces cerevisiae YGL011C SCL1 Proteasome subunit YC7alpha/Y8 (protease yscE subunit 7)): MSGAAAASAAGYDRHITIFSPEGRLYQVEYAFKATNQTSINSLAIRGKNCSVIISQKKVPDKLLDPSTVSYIFKISKTIGMVINGPIPDARNAALRAKAETAEFRYKFGYDMPCDVLAKRMANLSQIYTQRAYMRPLGVIQTYVSVDEEQGPSIYKSDPAGYFVGYKATATGPKQQEITTRLENYIKKTPSQDYMQEESWEKVVEFGITTLTDSLGTEFSKKDLEVGIAVPDNFFTLTPDEIEERLVAIAEQD; encoded by the coding sequence ATGTCtggtgctgctgctgcttctGCTGCAGGTTATGATAGACATATTACTATCTTTTCACCCGAAGGTCGTCTTTACCAAGTAGAATATGCCTTTAAAGCTACGAATCAAACAAGTATAAATTCATTAGCAATTAGAGGTAAAAATTGCTCAGTTATAATAAGTCAAAAGAAAGTCCCTGATAAACTTTTGGATCCATCGACGGTTTCttatatttttaaaatttccaaGACAATTGGTATGGTTATTAATGGGCCAATTCCTGACGCTAGAAATGCTGCATTAAGAGCAAAGGCGGAAACAGCTGAATTCAGATATAAATTTGGTTATGACATGCCCTGTGATGTACTTGCGAAGCGTATGGCAAATCTATCTCAAATTTATACACAAAGAGCTTATATGAGGCCATTAGGAGTTATTCAAACTTACGTCTCTGTAGATGAGGAACAGGGCCCATCCATCTATAAATCTGATCCTGCTGGTTACTTCGTCGGTTATAAGGCAACTGCAACTGGGCCTAAGcaacaagaaattacaaCAAGACTAGAAAATTACATCAAGAAGACACCATCACAAGATTACATGCAAGAGGAATCTTGGGAAAAAGTGGTTGAATTCGGCATTACAACATTGACAGACTCTTTAGGTACAGAATTCTCCAAGAAAGATTTAGAAGTCGGTATTGCGGTTCCagataatttctttacatTGACTCCAGATGAAATAGAGGAAAGATTGGTGGCCATTGCAGAACAGGATTGA
- the MPO1 gene encoding 2-hydroxy-palmitic acid dioxygenase MPO1 (similar to uniprot|P25338 Saccharomyces cerevisiae YGL010W Hypothetical ORF) has translation MFHNQLDLKAQLKQYKLYHREKTNVLIHMVFVPTILFSTCCMAHRIPLGHGITLTNVLTTVFALHYVLLCFVPGLIASLLLAVLNWSLDNGKIRLHAYQEVSLFVMGWIVQFIGHGYFEHCRPAIIDNLIQSLVTAPYFVLFEVLFKLGFYKQLQAELDRDIKEETSR, from the coding sequence ATGTTCCATAATCAGTTAGATTTAAAGGCTCAGCTAAAACAATATAAACTATACCATCGTGAGAAGACCAACGTTCTTATACATATGGTCTTTGTCCCCACAATTCTGTTTAGTACATGTTGCATGGCTCATCGCATTCCCTTGGGTCATGGCATAACGTTAACAAATGTTCTAACGACTGTTTTTGCCCTTCACTACGTGCTTCTCTGCTTCGTGCCGGGACTCATTGCATCTTTGCTACTAGCTGTACTCAACTGGTCACTAGACAATGGTAAAATTCGGCTACATGCATACCAGGAAGTGTCACTGTTCGTAATGGGTTGGATCGTTCAATTCATTGGTCATGGCTATTTTGAACATTGTAGACCAGCCATAATAGACAATTTAATTCAAAGTTTAGTGACTGCCCCCTACTTTGTACTTTTCGAAGTGCTGTTCAAGTTGGGATTCTACAAACAGCTTCAAGCTGAGCTGGACAGAGAcattaaagaagaaacttcAAGATAA